The following is a genomic window from Streptomyces sp. NBC_01381.
GGCAGTACCGCTCACCGGTGACCGGCGGCAGCGTCGACCCGGTGCTCGTCTTCGCGCCCGTGGTGATGACCACCGCGGCCGCGCTCCTTGTGCTGCGGCTGCTGCCCCTGCTCACGCGGGCCATCGACCCGCTGGCCCGGCGCGGCAAGGGACTTGTGCTGCCGCTCGGCGGGTGGCAGATCGGGCGGCGGGCTGCCCGGCACGCGGGGCCCGCCCTGGTGGTGACGCTGGCCCTGGCCGTCGCGGGGCTGAGCAGCACCGCCTTGGCCATTCTCGACCGGGGGGACCAGGACCAGGCCGCCTTCCAGGTGGGCGCCGACCTGCGGATCGAGCCGGGCGAGGGCGTGCCGTCCGGGGAGCGGCGCGTGACGTACGGCGCGCTGCCCGGGGTCACCGCGGTCACTCCCGTGGTGACCACGGAGGGCTATGCGGGGCAGGACGCGGTGGCCGTCACGGGGATCAACACCGGGCGTGGTCCGGTGCCTTCGCTGCGGGGCGATCTCGCGGACCGGCCCCTGCGGGAGCTTGTCGCGCCGCTGGGGAAGGGGATTCCGTCGCATGGGCTTCCGGTTGCCCGTTCCGAGGGCCGGCTCCCGCTCCGGGTGGGGCTTTCGGCCGATGGGCCGGGTCGCGCCGTGCCCGTGCGGCTCACCGTCTTCTTCGAGGACGACGACGGTCTGGTCCACTCAAGTGCCGCTCTTCTTAAAGAAGGTGGCTCCAGGACGCTTCCCTTGAAGGTGCCGGTACGCAGTGGCGGCGTACGGATCTTGCAGATCGACCTGAGCATGGTGGGCGAGACGGTGCGGCGCACCTACCGGCTCCGCGTCGACCGGGTGCCCGGTCTCACCCGGGCGGCTCGCTGGCACGACCTGCGTGCGGACGCGCCCGACCGGTACGGGGCGGGGTGTCCCGGGGCCGAGAAGCCGCGCGGGGTGGTGGGCGAGGCGCCGGGCCCGGTCCTTTGCGCGGACCGGGCCGGCGAGGGGGCTGGCGTGCTGCTCGACGCGGTGCTCCGGGGGCCCGATACGCGGCTCAAGTACCCGACGCGGAGCGTCCGCCTCGGCACCGACAGCGCCAAAGGGCGCCCTGCCGCGCCAGCGCTCGCCGATCGTGCGCTGCTCGACTCGGGGGCGGTGCGGGTCGGGGACACGGTGACGGTGCGGCGGAGCACGGGTGGCGATGCGCGGCTGAAGATCGTCGGGCGGATCGCGGCGGTGCCGGGCCTCGCGCGTGACCGGCCCCGACTGCTCGCCGACTCGCGGGCCATGGCCGCCCAGTTGGTGCTGAGCGGGGCGCTGCCGGGGTCGGAGAGCATGTGGTGGGCGGGGGCGGAGCGGGGTCACGCCACTGCCGCGTGGGAGGCGGTGCGGGACGAGCCGCGCCTCGGCACGGCCGTGGACGTGCCCCACGCGCGCGTGGAGCTCGCCGAGGACCCCTTGCGGCGTGGGGCGCGGGCGGGGCTCGTGCTGTGCCTGGCGCTGGCACCGGCGTTCGCCGTCATCGCCTTCACCCTGCACACGGTGCTCTCGGCACGGGCCAGAGGACGGGAGTTCGCGTTGCTGAGGGCCTTGGGCGTACGTCGGGGCCAGCTCGCCGCATACCTCTGGACGGAGCAGCTGACGCTGGCCGGCGCGGCAGCGATCCTGGGCACGGCTCTCGGAGCGGGCCTAGCCGCGCTGATCATGCCGGTGGTGACGGTGGACGCGGAGGGCGCCCCGGTCTTCCCCGGCCTGCTCACGGAGGTTCCGTGGGGCCGGGTCGGCCTGGCGGCGGCGGGCGTGACGGCGGTGATCTGCGCGGTGGTGAGCGGGGCGGCACGGGTGGTGGCACGGGTGGATCTGGGGCGGGTGCTGCGGGCGGGGGAGGACGTGTGAAGGACGGCTGGGGTGGGGGAGTTGGGGCTGTTCGGGTGTCTCGCGGGGGTTGTGGCTGTGCTCGGCGGGGGCGTGTGCGGGGTGGCCCGGGTGGTGGCGCGGGTGATTTGGGCTGGGTGTTGCGGGCGCGGGAGGACGTGTGAAGGGCCGGGGGTGCGGGGAGTTGGGGCAGAAGCGCTGGCGGGCGCGGACTGGGCGTGGTGGCGTGTGAAGTGGCTGGTGCGGGGGGAGTTCGCGCTGCTCGGATGTCTTGCGGTGCTTGTGGCTGTGCCCGGTGGGGTCGTTGTGGCCGGGCCGGGGGTGCTTGAGCGGTTGTCCGGGGGTGTCGGGGGCCTGTTGGCGTCGCGCGGGTGGTGCCGACGGGTGCGGGCTTGGCGTGGTGGCATATGAAGCGGCTGGTGCAGGGGGAGCTGATGCTGTTCGGGCGTCTCGCGGTGGTTGTGGCCGTGCTCGTCGGGGTTGTGGTGGCCGGGCGCGGGATGTTTGAGGGGGCGTCCGGAGGTGCGTTCGTGTCGCGTCGGCGGTGTCGGTGGGCGCCAGCTCTGCGTGGTGGCGTATGAAGCGGTCGGTGCGGGGGGAGTTGACGCTGCTCGGATGTCTCGCGGTGCTTGTCGCCGTGCTCAGTGGGGTCGTTGTGGCCGGGCCGGGGATGCTCGAGCGGTCCTCCGGGGACGCGTTGGCGGCGCGGCTCGAGCAGGAGCAGCGGGACGCGCCCGGGATCACGCACCGGATGCGGTTCGATCCGGAGGTGGAGCGGCCCGGTGAGACGAGTGTGCTGGGTGCCGATCTTGGGCGGTTTTCGACCCTCATCGAGAATGCCGCTCCCGCCGCCCTGCGGGGTGACCTCGTCCGCGACTCCACCCGGATCGCGCTGCCCGGTGTGCGGACCGGCGAGGGGACCACTCTGTCGTTGCTGTATGCCTCCGACGCGCCGCCCGCCGCCGCCTACGCCGCAGGGCGGCCCCCACGCGCGCGTGGCGGCGTGGTCGAGATCGCCGTCTCCACCCGCACCCGTGACGCGCTGAAGCTGCGGCTCGGGCAGGAACTCCGGCTCGGGCCCGGCGCGTTGGAGAACGTGGACGCACCGGCACGGGTGGTCGGGTTCTTCGCCGCCGATGACGGGCGGCGGCTCTGGCGCGAGCAGCCGCTGCTCGCGCGCACGGCACGGGATCCGCGCGGCGGGGCCGACGACGCGGTGCGGTATGCCGGCGCACTCCTCGCGCCGCGCGGCGTCGAAGTGCTGCAGAACCAGTCGCGCGCCGAGCTCACCGTGGTCTGGGGCATGCGGCTCGACCCCGGCGCGGACGCCGCCCGCTTCGTCGGCGATCAGGGGCAGCGCGACTTCGAGCGCCTCATGTTCCGCTATCCGGAGTCCGTGCAGGGCGTCACCTGTGACTTCGGGACGTACGGCGGCATGGCCTGCGCCCTCGGCTCGCATCCGGCCACCGAGGTGGAGACCGCGACCCAACTGCCGGACACCCTGGACGAGTTCCAGCGGCAGTGGCGCCAGGGGAGTGTCGTGATCTCCTTCGCGCTCGCCTCGGTGACAGCGGTGGGCCTTGCCGCCGTCGTGGTCGCCTCTCTGCTCTCCGTACGCCGTCGGCTTGACGTTCATCGGCTGCAACGCGCGCGTGGAGCGTCGGCCTCGGGGATCGCCCTGGGGCGCGCGCTGTGGACCGCGCCGGCCGTGGTGCTGGGGTTCGTGGCCGGCTGCGCGGGCGCCTCGCTGCTGCCGGGTGCGGCGTCCGCGTCGTCTGCGGCGTCCACTGCGTCCGCGTCGGCCGCGTACGGGCGTGGGGTGCTTGTCGCGCTGTGCGCCTGGCTGTTGCTGCCCCTGCTCACATGGTGGGCCGTGCGGGACCGGGCCCTCCTTCGGGACAGGGGATCCGGTGGCGGCCGCCGTGCCGTCGCCGAGGCGGGTGTGCTGGTGGTCGCGGCGGGGGGTGTCCTCGCGCTGCGGGCCCGTGGCACCACGGGCGGCTCGGGAGACGATCCGCTGCTGGCCGCCGTGCCCGTGCTGCTCGGGCTCGCCACGGTGGTGGTGCTCGTGCGCCTCTACCCCCTGCCGGTACGCCTTGTCGCGCGCTGGTCGGCCCGGTGGCGCGGAGCCGTGGTCCTCATCGCGCTGTCCCGTGCCGCCAAGGAGGCCCCCGCCCGGGCGCTCGCGCTGCTCGTCCTGGTCGTGACGCTCGCCGGTGCCGTGTTCGGCGGTCTGGTCACCGGGACGCTGACGGAGGGGCGGCGGGACGCGGCCGCCTGGCGGGTGGGTGCCGATGCCTCCTTCCTGGGGGCCGGGCGTGACCCCGAGACCGCGGAGCGCCTGGCACGCGCGCGTGGGGTGCGGGAGACGGTGACGGTGCGGCAGCTGCGGGTCGACCCGATGAGCGGGACGGACGGCGGGCGGTACGGGATCGCGAGCCTGGTCGGCGTCGACGGCCTGAAACTGCGCTCAGCGGCGGGGAGTTCACCAGCGGCCCGCGCGCTCATCGGCGCGGGCATCAGCGGGGGCGGTGGCAGCCGTGACATCCGGGTGCTCGCCGACGCCGCCGACG
Proteins encoded in this region:
- a CDS encoding ABC transporter permease, giving the protein MSGRRVPAAVRSGRYHGMVLGAAGLAVLLAATVLAALAALTEKAVEGGVRQRLAADREAVVEVAGRYRSDHVRQWDADVRAAVGRTYGDVPHRTRLALRAPAARNDELAVTEAAGRRREDATVSVVALEGARRHADLVAGRWPRGGSAGSSGSAGSSGSSGSSASSGSSGSGPEVMETVLTKAFAAELAVRTGDELRVSGAGGRPVRMRVVGLYATEGHGPALWAGLSSTFGTADSIALVPRGVFTARPALAKDAAALWLGVPDVRGLRLGDIDPLGERARKFGGSDASLSVLRGKGPAGDLTVSAGLRRAVDRLTTPIAVARAGLYVPATLLAALAVAALVLTGRQLSEHRRPELALLAARGAGTRRLVVSAGVQWAAIALPMGVAAPFLAGPLLRLLAGAGLLDGDVPDTAAITAGWVAAGLAVLVHGAAVLLPTARAVRDRRAVSRLRLRVGRFAGAQRVGADGALAAVAVLGWLQLRQYRSPVTGGSVDPVLVFAPVVMTTAAALLVLRLLPLLTRAIDPLARRGKGLVLPLGGWQIGRRAARHAGPALVVTLALAVAGLSSTALAILDRGDQDQAAFQVGADLRIEPGEGVPSGERRVTYGALPGVTAVTPVVTTEGYAGQDAVAVTGINTGRGPVPSLRGDLADRPLRELVAPLGKGIPSHGLPVARSEGRLPLRVGLSADGPGRAVPVRLTVFFEDDDGLVHSSAALLKEGGSRTLPLKVPVRSGGVRILQIDLSMVGETVRRTYRLRVDRVPGLTRAARWHDLRADAPDRYGAGCPGAEKPRGVVGEAPGPVLCADRAGEGAGVLLDAVLRGPDTRLKYPTRSVRLGTDSAKGRPAAPALADRALLDSGAVRVGDTVTVRRSTGGDARLKIVGRIAAVPGLARDRPRLLADSRAMAAQLVLSGALPGSESMWWAGAERGHATAAWEAVRDEPRLGTAVDVPHARVELAEDPLRRGARAGLVLCLALAPAFAVIAFTLHTVLSARARGREFALLRALGVRRGQLAAYLWTEQLTLAGAAAILGTALGAGLAALIMPVVTVDAEGAPVFPGLLTEVPWGRVGLAAAGVTAVICAVVSGAARVVARVDLGRVLRAGEDV